From the Musa acuminata AAA Group cultivar baxijiao chromosome BXJ3-7, Cavendish_Baxijiao_AAA, whole genome shotgun sequence genome, one window contains:
- the LOC103992890 gene encoding QWRF motif-containing protein 2-like isoform X1, whose amino-acid sequence MVAATAATTVAAGSRKSPNPHKNASAPPHSDGLRNPHPRMLIPSEKDNAATGAGRARTKKVNSRFLPSYSCPSSSTATSCSTATTFSSSSSQRFPSPFVTPRPSTPPALPQCAAQKRSHSVGRVRPSTTVARPCPTPAEPSAATRAFCMTRSLSVSFQGESFFYRISRPKPASPTSERRRHGATCAPLAKAGDHLENSRPSDSHHLWPASRAPPSNPLTRSLNCSSEKKEPILATVRLLEQSMMFDDTTRRASFDQGDLSASSDTDSVSSGSNSGTPEFSVLPRAKVTPRGISVPARFWEETNNRLYRHPEPCSPSSSPDARPVVQPKLGTVKKLSVDNPLSCSRPASLHHGTMAPSSLSKPITSPSRGMASPLRTRSNALLNSSPFGQPGNAPSIISFSTEVRRAKKGENRIEEAHLLRLLDNRHLQWRCVNARAYSALLMQKLAVEKKLYDAWITTSKLRESITIKRIKLQLLTQNLKLTSILKGQMASLDEWSVMEKDHSSSLCGSIEALNASTLRLPVVSGAKADILEVKDAVGSTVDMMQAMGSSIFSLLSKVEGMSTLVSNITKVVAQERALLERSRDLLSTVAAMDVKQCSLQGHLIQLKRGAHLI is encoded by the exons ATGGTGGCCGCCACCGCAGCCACGACCGTCGCCGCCGGGTCCAGGAAATCTCCGAATCCCCACAAGAACGCTTCTGCCCCGCCGCATAGCGACGGTCTCCGTAACCCTCATCCCCGGATGCTGATCCCCTCCGAGAAGGACAATGCCGCCACCGGCGCAGGACGAGCTCGCACCAAGAAGGTCAATTCTCGGTTCCTCCCCTCTTATAGCTGCCCCTCGTCCTCTACGGCCACTTCGTGTTCTACCGCCACTACCTTCTCTTCTTCGAGCTCTCAGCGCTTCCCGTCGCCGTTCGTGACCCCCCGGCCATCGACGCCGCCGGCCTTGCCCCAGTGTGCGGCCCAGAAGCGATCGCACTCCGTCGGTCGGGTTCGGCCTTCCACGACTGTCGCCCGTCCCTGCCCGACTCCGGCCGAGCCCTCCGCTGCCACCCGTGCCTTCTGCATGACCCGGAGCCTCTCGGTCTCCTTCCAGGGGGAATCCTTCTTCTACCGGATCAGCCGACCCAAGCCCGCCTCCCCCACGTCCGAGCGGCGGAGACACGGTGCCACTTGTGCCCCTCTGGCGAAGGCTGGTGATCATTTAGAGAATTCGAGGCCCTCAGACAGCCACCACCTGTGGCCCGCTTCGAGAGCTCCGCCGTCCAACCCGTTGACGAGGAGCTTGAATTGTTCCTCTGAGAAGAAAGAACCCATTTTGGCCACCGTCAGGTTACTCGAGCAGTCTATGATGTTTGATGATACTACGAGGAGGGCTTCGTTTGACCAGGGTGATCTCTCAGCTTCGTCCGATACCGATAGTGTGTCTTCTGGTAGTAATTCTGGGACGCCAGAATTCAGTGTGCTCCCACGAGCAAAGGTGACTCCGCGTGGGATCAGTGTGCCGGCAAGATTTTGGGAGGAGACGAACAACCGGTTGTATCGGCATCCTGAGCCTTGCTCCCCTTCATCTTCACCGGACGCAAGGCCCGTGGTACAACCAAAGCTGGGAACGGTAAAGAAATTGTCGGTGGATAACCCTTTGTCTTGTTCGAGGCCAGCTTCTCTGCACCATGGAACCATGGCACCTTCTTCTCTTAGCAAGCCTATAACTTCACCATCGAGGGGTATGGCTAGTCCATTGCGGACAAGGAGTAATGCATTATTGAACAGCTCACCATTTGGTCAGCCGGGCAATGCCCCTTCAATTATAAGCTTTTCTACTGAAGTGCGGAGGGCAAAGAAAGGGGAGAATCGGATTGAGGAAGCTCACTTGTTGAGGTTGCTTGATAACCGGCATTTGCAATGGCGATGTGTTAATGCCAGGGCCTATTCTGCACTGCTAATGCAGAAACTAGCTGTAGAG AAGAAACTGTATGATGCATGGATAACTACCTCAAAGTTGCGTGAGTCCATCACTATTAAAAGGATCAAGCTACAACTTTTGACACAAAATTTAAAGCTAACTTCCATTCTTAAGGGGCAA ATGGCCTCTTTGGATGAATGGTCTGTCATGGAGAAAGATCATTCAAGCTCATTATGCGGATCTATTGAAGCATTAAATGCTAGCACACTCCGTCTTCCTGTTGTTAGTGGAGCCAAG GCAGACATCTTGGAAGTTAAAGATGCTGTTGGTTCAACAGTCGATATGATGCAGGCAATGGGATCCTCAATATTCTCTCTACTATCAAAG GTAGAAGGAATGAGTACCTTGGTATCTAACATAACTAAAGTGGTTGCCCAAGAACGAGCACTACTTGAACGATCTAGAGATCTCCTATCCACAGTAGCAGCTATGGAT GTAAAACAATGTAGCCTGCAAGGGCATCTGATACAACTAAAACGAGGAGCCCACCTGATCTAA
- the LOC103992890 gene encoding QWRF motif-containing protein 2-like isoform X3, with protein sequence MVAATAATTVAAGSRKSPNPHKNASAPPHSDGLRNPHPRMLIPSEKDNAATGAGRARTKKVNSRFLPSYSCPSSSTATSCSTATTFSSSSSQRFPSPFVTPRPSTPPALPQCAAQKRSHSVGRVRPSTTVARPCPTPAEPSAATRAFCMTRSLSVSFQGESFFYRISRPKPASPTSERRRHGATCAPLAKAGDHLENSRPSDSHHLWPASRAPPSNPLTRSLNCSSEKKEPILATVRLLEQSMMFDDTTRRASFDQGDLSASSDTDSVSSGSNSGTPEFSVLPRAKVTPRGISVPARFWEETNNRLYRHPEPCSPSSSPDARPVVQPKLGTVKKLSVDNPLSCSRPASLHHGTMAPSSLSKPITSPSRGMASPLRTRSNALLNSSPFGQPGNAPSIISFSTEVRRAKKGENRIEEAHLLRLLDNRHLQWRCVNARAYSALLMQKLAVEMASLDEWSVMEKDHSSSLCGSIEALNASTLRLPVVSGAKADILEVKDAVGSTVDMMQAMGSSIFSLLSKVEGMSTLVSNITKVVAQERALLERSRDLLSTVAAMDVKQCSLQGHLIQLKRGAHLI encoded by the exons ATGGTGGCCGCCACCGCAGCCACGACCGTCGCCGCCGGGTCCAGGAAATCTCCGAATCCCCACAAGAACGCTTCTGCCCCGCCGCATAGCGACGGTCTCCGTAACCCTCATCCCCGGATGCTGATCCCCTCCGAGAAGGACAATGCCGCCACCGGCGCAGGACGAGCTCGCACCAAGAAGGTCAATTCTCGGTTCCTCCCCTCTTATAGCTGCCCCTCGTCCTCTACGGCCACTTCGTGTTCTACCGCCACTACCTTCTCTTCTTCGAGCTCTCAGCGCTTCCCGTCGCCGTTCGTGACCCCCCGGCCATCGACGCCGCCGGCCTTGCCCCAGTGTGCGGCCCAGAAGCGATCGCACTCCGTCGGTCGGGTTCGGCCTTCCACGACTGTCGCCCGTCCCTGCCCGACTCCGGCCGAGCCCTCCGCTGCCACCCGTGCCTTCTGCATGACCCGGAGCCTCTCGGTCTCCTTCCAGGGGGAATCCTTCTTCTACCGGATCAGCCGACCCAAGCCCGCCTCCCCCACGTCCGAGCGGCGGAGACACGGTGCCACTTGTGCCCCTCTGGCGAAGGCTGGTGATCATTTAGAGAATTCGAGGCCCTCAGACAGCCACCACCTGTGGCCCGCTTCGAGAGCTCCGCCGTCCAACCCGTTGACGAGGAGCTTGAATTGTTCCTCTGAGAAGAAAGAACCCATTTTGGCCACCGTCAGGTTACTCGAGCAGTCTATGATGTTTGATGATACTACGAGGAGGGCTTCGTTTGACCAGGGTGATCTCTCAGCTTCGTCCGATACCGATAGTGTGTCTTCTGGTAGTAATTCTGGGACGCCAGAATTCAGTGTGCTCCCACGAGCAAAGGTGACTCCGCGTGGGATCAGTGTGCCGGCAAGATTTTGGGAGGAGACGAACAACCGGTTGTATCGGCATCCTGAGCCTTGCTCCCCTTCATCTTCACCGGACGCAAGGCCCGTGGTACAACCAAAGCTGGGAACGGTAAAGAAATTGTCGGTGGATAACCCTTTGTCTTGTTCGAGGCCAGCTTCTCTGCACCATGGAACCATGGCACCTTCTTCTCTTAGCAAGCCTATAACTTCACCATCGAGGGGTATGGCTAGTCCATTGCGGACAAGGAGTAATGCATTATTGAACAGCTCACCATTTGGTCAGCCGGGCAATGCCCCTTCAATTATAAGCTTTTCTACTGAAGTGCGGAGGGCAAAGAAAGGGGAGAATCGGATTGAGGAAGCTCACTTGTTGAGGTTGCTTGATAACCGGCATTTGCAATGGCGATGTGTTAATGCCAGGGCCTATTCTGCACTGCTAATGCAGAAACTAGCTGTAGAG ATGGCCTCTTTGGATGAATGGTCTGTCATGGAGAAAGATCATTCAAGCTCATTATGCGGATCTATTGAAGCATTAAATGCTAGCACACTCCGTCTTCCTGTTGTTAGTGGAGCCAAG GCAGACATCTTGGAAGTTAAAGATGCTGTTGGTTCAACAGTCGATATGATGCAGGCAATGGGATCCTCAATATTCTCTCTACTATCAAAG GTAGAAGGAATGAGTACCTTGGTATCTAACATAACTAAAGTGGTTGCCCAAGAACGAGCACTACTTGAACGATCTAGAGATCTCCTATCCACAGTAGCAGCTATGGAT GTAAAACAATGTAGCCTGCAAGGGCATCTGATACAACTAAAACGAGGAGCCCACCTGATCTAA
- the LOC103992891 gene encoding BTB/POZ domain-containing protein SR1IP1: MLGAHQETPPPPSSAIPRKEHLLSTAMKGTGEWIYSPEVPSDIDVKVGGSIFPLHKYLLVSKCGYIRRLASEANQPNTSAIEIPDVPGGAEAFELVTKYCYGVNFEITAENIAMLRCVAEYLEMTEDYTVGNLVSRAEAYLEEVALLSLSAAVTVLHKSEELLPVSEKVKLVSRCIDAVAYMACNDSQLCSSSRTDNFQERFSSSSQPNAIVDWWAEELTVLRIDTFQRVLMAMKGRGFKQYALGPVIMLYAQKSLRGLDIFGRGRKKMDPKDEHEKRIILETVVSLLPRERNAMSVSFLSMLLRAAIYLETTVACRLDLEKRMGLQLGQAVIDDLLIPSFTFDGDTMFDVDTVQRILMNYLEHEVNGSRIGYSTDDDYISPPHGDMERVGRLMESYLAEIASDPNLTIARFISLGELVSEQARVNEDGMYRAIDIYLKAHPSLTDEERKKVCSLMDCQKLSREACAHAAQNERLPVQTVVQVLFYEQQRFRDATNGSFTGGESPALSLRSTPCSTKHRGGTDELSRLQRENDDLRMQLLRMRMLLKEVEKPSGQIPSAQKPPLPKKSFINSLSKKLGRLYPFTHADGVKPFSSKGRTKPPKDRRHSIS, translated from the exons ATGCTGGGGGCTCATCAGGAGACTCCGCCACCACCTTCTTCTGCCATCCCTAGAAAGGAGCACCTGCTCTCCACTGCTATGAAGGGAACCGGCGAATG GATTTACTCTCCGGAGGTCCCGAGCGACATCGATGTGAAGGTCGGAGGATCAATCTTtcctttgcacaag TATCTGCTGGTCTCAAAATGTGGATACATCCGAAGGCTGGCATCGGAAGCCAATCAGCCGAACACCTCAGCGATCGAAATCCCTGACGTTCCCGGTGGCGCGGAAGCGTTCGAACTCGTGACCAAGTACTGCTACGGCGTAAACTTCGAGATCACCGCAGAGAACATCGCCATGCTTCGTTGTGTCGCGGAGTACCTTGAGATGACGGAAGATTACACGGTCGGGAATCTGGTGAGTAGAGCGGAGGCTTACTTGGAAGAAGTCGCGCTGCTAAGTCTCTCGGCTGCGGTCACCGTGTTGCACAAATCGGAGGAGCTGCTTCCCGTGTCGGAGAAGGTGAAGCTGGTAAGCCGGTGCATCGATGCGGTGGCGTACATGGCCTGCAACGACAGCCAGTTATGTTCGTCTTCGAGGACGGACAACTTCCAGGAGAGGTTCTCTTCGTCGTCGCAGCCGAATGCGATCGTTGATTGGTGGGCAGAGGAGTTGACGGTGCTTAGAATCGACACCTTTCAAAGAGTTCTCATGGCGATGAAGGGTAGGGGATTCAAACAGTATGCTCTTGGACCAGTGATCATGTTGTATGCGCAGAAATCTCTGCGAGGTTTG GACATCTTCggcagaggaaggaagaagatggaCCCAAAGGACGAGCATGAGAAGAGGATAATACTAGAAACAGTGGTGAGTCTCTTGCCGAGGGAAAGGAACGCCATGTCGGTGAGCTTCCTTTCCATGCTTCTGCGAGCGGCGATCTACTTGGAGACGACGGTGGCATGCAGGCTTGATCTGGAGAAGAGGATGGGCTTGCAACTCGGCCAGGCAGTAATAGACGATCTACTGATTCCCTCGTTCACCTTCGATGGCGACACCATGTTCGACGTCGACACGGTTCAGAGGATACTGATGAACTACCTCGAGCATGAGGTCAACGGAAGCCGGATTGGCTACAGCACCGACGACGACTACATCTCGCCACCGCACGGCGACATGGAGCGAGTTGGAAGGCTGATGGAGAGCTACCTTGCGGAGATTGCATCTGATCCCAACTTGACGATCGCCAGGTTTATTAGCCTTGGTGAGTTGGTGTCCGAGCAAGCAAGAGTTAACGAAGATGGGATGTACAGAGCCATTGACATATACCTCAAG GCTCACCCGTCATTGACTgatgaggagaggaagaaggttTGCAGCTTGATGGACTGCCAGAAACTGTCAAGGGAGGCTTGTGCTCACGCGGCTCAGAACGAAAGGCTTCCGGTGCAGACGGTGGTTCAGGTTCTTTTCTACGAGCAGCAGCGCTTCAGAGATGCAACGAACGGAAGCTTCACGGGGGGAGAATCTCCTGCGCTGTCGCTCAGGTCGACTCCATGTTCGACGAAACATCGCGGAGGCACGGACGAACTCTCGCGCCTGCAAAGGGAGAACGATGACCTGAGAATGCAGTTGCTGAGGATGAGAATGCTGCTGAAGGAAGTGGAGAAGCCATCAGGACAAATACCATCTGCACAGAAGCCTCCGCTGCCGAAGAAGTCCTTCATAAACTCTCTCTCTAAGAAGCTCGGGCGCCTCTACCCCTTCACGCACGCCGACGGTGTGAAGCCTTTCTCCAGCAAAGGTCGGACAAAGCCACCCAAAGATCGAAGACATTCGATCTCTTGA
- the LOC135580867 gene encoding uncharacterized protein LOC135580867 produces MERCMKQYDKDYMEMKTIMLKQEGTFRHQVHELHRLYQIQKLLMWNTKPAAMKMRRHMKPETELWNVENETASHRNSHRRQPLCSLDLEAPAEYIRRHNGDEESELELTLATGSSRSQRKRKYATFTSDSGSTFSSSSIESGGLVPDISTRFRNEGKSGLNIEEQMRQDAAKQPPWLFQCTKQDMVASFRL; encoded by the exons ATGGAGAGATGCATGAAGCAGTATGACAAGGACTACATGGAAATGAAAACGATCATGTTAAAGCAGGAAGGAACTTTCAGACACCAG GTCCACGAACTCCATCGTCTGTACCAAATTCAGAAGCTGTTGATGTGGAATACAAAGCCTGCTGCCATGAAAATGCGACGACATATGAAGCCAGAAACCGAGTTATGGAATGTAGAGAACGAGACAGCATCTCACAGAAACTCACACAGGAGGCAACCTCTTTGTTCTCTTGATCTGGAAGCCCCAGCAGAGTACATCAGAAGGCACAATGGAGATGAAGAGAGTGAGTTGGAGCTGACACTTGCTACCGGAAGCAGCAGATCTCAACGGAAGAGAAAATATGCTACGTTTACTTCAGATTCAGGATCAACCTTTTCTTCATCCTCAATTGAATCTGGGGGTTTAGTCCCAGATATATCCACCAGGTTCAGAAATGAAGGAAAGAGTGGGCTCAACATCGAGGAACAGATGAGACAGGATGCAGCAAAACAACCTCCTTGGCTCTTCCAATGTACCAAACAAGACATGGTGGCTTCTTTCAGATTGTAA
- the LOC103992890 gene encoding QWRF motif-containing protein 2-like isoform X2: MVAATAATTVAAGSRKSPNPHKNASAPPHSDGLRNPHPRMLIPSEKDNAATGAGRARTKKRFPSPFVTPRPSTPPALPQCAAQKRSHSVGRVRPSTTVARPCPTPAEPSAATRAFCMTRSLSVSFQGESFFYRISRPKPASPTSERRRHGATCAPLAKAGDHLENSRPSDSHHLWPASRAPPSNPLTRSLNCSSEKKEPILATVRLLEQSMMFDDTTRRASFDQGDLSASSDTDSVSSGSNSGTPEFSVLPRAKVTPRGISVPARFWEETNNRLYRHPEPCSPSSSPDARPVVQPKLGTVKKLSVDNPLSCSRPASLHHGTMAPSSLSKPITSPSRGMASPLRTRSNALLNSSPFGQPGNAPSIISFSTEVRRAKKGENRIEEAHLLRLLDNRHLQWRCVNARAYSALLMQKLAVEKKLYDAWITTSKLRESITIKRIKLQLLTQNLKLTSILKGQMASLDEWSVMEKDHSSSLCGSIEALNASTLRLPVVSGAKADILEVKDAVGSTVDMMQAMGSSIFSLLSKVEGMSTLVSNITKVVAQERALLERSRDLLSTVAAMDVKQCSLQGHLIQLKRGAHLI, from the exons ATGGTGGCCGCCACCGCAGCCACGACCGTCGCCGCCGGGTCCAGGAAATCTCCGAATCCCCACAAGAACGCTTCTGCCCCGCCGCATAGCGACGGTCTCCGTAACCCTCATCCCCGGATGCTGATCCCCTCCGAGAAGGACAATGCCGCCACCGGCGCAGGACGAGCTCGCACCAAGAAG CGCTTCCCGTCGCCGTTCGTGACCCCCCGGCCATCGACGCCGCCGGCCTTGCCCCAGTGTGCGGCCCAGAAGCGATCGCACTCCGTCGGTCGGGTTCGGCCTTCCACGACTGTCGCCCGTCCCTGCCCGACTCCGGCCGAGCCCTCCGCTGCCACCCGTGCCTTCTGCATGACCCGGAGCCTCTCGGTCTCCTTCCAGGGGGAATCCTTCTTCTACCGGATCAGCCGACCCAAGCCCGCCTCCCCCACGTCCGAGCGGCGGAGACACGGTGCCACTTGTGCCCCTCTGGCGAAGGCTGGTGATCATTTAGAGAATTCGAGGCCCTCAGACAGCCACCACCTGTGGCCCGCTTCGAGAGCTCCGCCGTCCAACCCGTTGACGAGGAGCTTGAATTGTTCCTCTGAGAAGAAAGAACCCATTTTGGCCACCGTCAGGTTACTCGAGCAGTCTATGATGTTTGATGATACTACGAGGAGGGCTTCGTTTGACCAGGGTGATCTCTCAGCTTCGTCCGATACCGATAGTGTGTCTTCTGGTAGTAATTCTGGGACGCCAGAATTCAGTGTGCTCCCACGAGCAAAGGTGACTCCGCGTGGGATCAGTGTGCCGGCAAGATTTTGGGAGGAGACGAACAACCGGTTGTATCGGCATCCTGAGCCTTGCTCCCCTTCATCTTCACCGGACGCAAGGCCCGTGGTACAACCAAAGCTGGGAACGGTAAAGAAATTGTCGGTGGATAACCCTTTGTCTTGTTCGAGGCCAGCTTCTCTGCACCATGGAACCATGGCACCTTCTTCTCTTAGCAAGCCTATAACTTCACCATCGAGGGGTATGGCTAGTCCATTGCGGACAAGGAGTAATGCATTATTGAACAGCTCACCATTTGGTCAGCCGGGCAATGCCCCTTCAATTATAAGCTTTTCTACTGAAGTGCGGAGGGCAAAGAAAGGGGAGAATCGGATTGAGGAAGCTCACTTGTTGAGGTTGCTTGATAACCGGCATTTGCAATGGCGATGTGTTAATGCCAGGGCCTATTCTGCACTGCTAATGCAGAAACTAGCTGTAGAG AAGAAACTGTATGATGCATGGATAACTACCTCAAAGTTGCGTGAGTCCATCACTATTAAAAGGATCAAGCTACAACTTTTGACACAAAATTTAAAGCTAACTTCCATTCTTAAGGGGCAA ATGGCCTCTTTGGATGAATGGTCTGTCATGGAGAAAGATCATTCAAGCTCATTATGCGGATCTATTGAAGCATTAAATGCTAGCACACTCCGTCTTCCTGTTGTTAGTGGAGCCAAG GCAGACATCTTGGAAGTTAAAGATGCTGTTGGTTCAACAGTCGATATGATGCAGGCAATGGGATCCTCAATATTCTCTCTACTATCAAAG GTAGAAGGAATGAGTACCTTGGTATCTAACATAACTAAAGTGGTTGCCCAAGAACGAGCACTACTTGAACGATCTAGAGATCTCCTATCCACAGTAGCAGCTATGGAT GTAAAACAATGTAGCCTGCAAGGGCATCTGATACAACTAAAACGAGGAGCCCACCTGATCTAA